One genomic window of Angustibacter sp. Root456 includes the following:
- a CDS encoding MOSC domain-containing protein — protein sequence MQRKTEVDVVALVTSPGHNYWFHSTDPSVGVGPHPTSYPESVDVDAGLGIRGDRFYGKVSRLASAVSFFAAEAVEAVEDELGLARGAIDPRLARRNVVVRGIDLNALRHNDFTLDCGDGPVAFTAAGETAPCAWMDDRLAPGARAALRGRGGLRALPTTSGVLRVGPAQLETAADVQPERAGHRVRRGRLP from the coding sequence GTGCAGCGCAAGACCGAGGTCGATGTCGTCGCCCTGGTGACCTCGCCGGGCCACAACTACTGGTTCCACTCCACCGACCCCTCCGTGGGCGTGGGGCCGCACCCGACGTCGTACCCCGAGAGCGTGGACGTCGACGCCGGGCTCGGCATCCGCGGTGACCGCTTCTACGGCAAGGTGTCGAGACTCGCGTCGGCGGTGTCGTTCTTCGCCGCCGAGGCCGTGGAGGCGGTGGAGGACGAGCTCGGCCTCGCTCGGGGAGCGATCGACCCGCGACTCGCGCGCCGCAACGTAGTCGTGCGTGGTATCGACCTCAATGCGCTGCGGCACAACGACTTCACCCTCGACTGCGGTGACGGTCCGGTCGCGTTCACGGCTGCTGGCGAGACCGCGCCGTGCGCGTGGATGGACGACCGGCTCGCGCCAGGCGCCCGCGCCGCACTGCGCGGCCGAGGCGGCCTGCGAGCGCTGCCCACGACGTCCGGTGTCCTGCGCGTGGGGCCGGCGCAGCTGGAGACGGCGGCGGACGTCCAGCCGGAGCGCGCCGGCCACCGCGTTCGACGCGGTCGCCTCCCGTGA
- a CDS encoding tripartite tricarboxylate transporter substrate binding protein yields the protein MTQHVLTLTGSGPRRPRSVRRVATAAVAAVAALGLVACSSSGEASASGKDSKALARLDIMAPAAPGGGWDGTARAMGASIESAELAKSVTVKNVAGAGGTVGLAQLANDKSDHSLMVMGLVMVGAVATNQSQATLKDVTPIARLTAEDEVIVVPASSPYKTIKDLGDALKAKGRAVTITGGSAGGTDHIVAGLFAKAAGVAPADLNYIPFSGGGESLAALLGNKVQAGISGVSEYAEQIKAGKLRALAVAGPQRVADVDAPTLKESGYDVELTNWRGVVAPGGVSDETKQRLVKLVTDMHDTQGWKDALQKNGWQDTFLAGDDFDSFITKEISTTEGVLKDLGLVK from the coding sequence ATGACGCAGCACGTGCTCACCCTCACTGGCTCCGGGCCACGTCGTCCGCGGTCGGTGCGCCGCGTCGCGACCGCCGCCGTCGCGGCCGTCGCGGCCCTCGGCCTCGTCGCCTGCAGCAGCAGCGGCGAGGCGTCCGCCTCCGGCAAGGACAGCAAGGCCCTCGCCCGCCTCGACATCATGGCGCCGGCCGCACCCGGCGGTGGCTGGGACGGCACCGCGCGGGCGATGGGTGCGTCCATCGAGTCCGCCGAGCTCGCGAAGTCGGTGACGGTCAAGAACGTCGCCGGCGCCGGCGGCACCGTGGGTCTGGCCCAGCTCGCCAACGACAAGAGCGACCACTCGCTCATGGTGATGGGGTTGGTGATGGTCGGTGCCGTCGCCACCAACCAGTCCCAGGCGACGCTGAAGGACGTCACGCCGATTGCCCGGCTCACCGCCGAGGACGAGGTGATCGTCGTGCCGGCCTCGAGCCCGTACAAGACGATCAAGGACCTCGGTGACGCCCTGAAGGCCAAGGGCCGGGCCGTCACGATCACCGGTGGGTCCGCCGGGGGCACCGACCACATCGTCGCCGGCCTGTTCGCCAAGGCCGCGGGCGTCGCGCCGGCCGACCTCAACTACATCCCCTTCTCCGGCGGTGGCGAGTCGCTCGCTGCGCTGCTGGGCAACAAGGTGCAGGCCGGGATCTCGGGCGTCAGCGAGTACGCCGAGCAGATCAAGGCCGGCAAGCTGCGCGCGCTCGCGGTGGCCGGCCCCCAGCGCGTCGCCGACGTCGACGCTCCGACGCTGAAGGAGTCCGGCTACGACGTCGAGCTCACGAACTGGCGCGGCGTGGTCGCGCCCGGTGGTGTCTCCGACGAGACCAAACAGCGACTGGTGAAGCTCGTCACCGACATGCACGACACCCAGGGCTGGAAGGACGCCCTGCAGAAGAACGGCTGGCAGGACACCTTCCTCGCCGGTGACGACTTCGACTCGTTCATCACCAAGGAGATCTCCACCACCGAGGGGGTCCTCAAGGACCTCGGCCTGGTCAAGTAG
- the lhgO gene encoding L-2-hydroxyglutarate oxidase: MTEQQGGVAVVGGGIVGLAIARELTRRRPGTRVVVLEKEDTLASHQTGHNSGVVHAGLYYRPGSLKATLCTRGRHLLRDYCAEHRLPYVECGKLVVAVDATEMARFTALESTARDNGVPALRRVDASGLREIEPHVAGLAGLHSPHTAITDYVAISQSLAREVEQAGGEIWRGAEVSDVARRVGGADVTAAGRVHRFDEVVVCAGLHADRLSQRVDGERSPRIVPFRGEYMQVRPDKADLVRGLVYPVPDPRYPFLGVHFTRRVGGGLEVGPNAVLALRREGYRRRDLTPRDVKDIVTWPGFWQLARRHWRTGASEVLGSLSKRAYMHAAQRYVPEIGAADVVRAGSGVRAQAVERDGGLVDDFRVSHQDGITCVRNAPSPAATSSLAIAEHVADLMQRA, encoded by the coding sequence GTGACCGAGCAGCAGGGCGGCGTCGCCGTCGTGGGTGGGGGAATCGTGGGGCTCGCCATCGCGCGCGAGCTGACCCGACGACGTCCCGGGACGCGCGTCGTGGTGCTGGAGAAGGAGGACACTCTCGCCAGCCACCAGACGGGGCACAACTCCGGCGTCGTGCACGCAGGGCTGTACTACCGACCGGGCAGCCTGAAGGCGACGCTCTGCACCCGCGGCCGCCACCTGCTGCGTGACTACTGCGCCGAGCACCGCCTGCCGTACGTCGAGTGCGGCAAGCTCGTGGTCGCCGTCGACGCCACCGAGATGGCGAGGTTCACCGCGCTCGAGAGCACCGCCCGTGACAACGGCGTGCCGGCGCTGCGCCGGGTCGACGCCTCGGGGCTGCGTGAGATCGAGCCGCACGTCGCCGGGTTGGCCGGACTGCACTCACCCCACACGGCGATCACCGACTACGTCGCGATCTCGCAGTCGCTGGCCCGAGAGGTCGAGCAGGCCGGTGGCGAGATCTGGCGCGGCGCCGAGGTGAGCGACGTCGCCCGCCGTGTCGGCGGAGCCGACGTCACAGCGGCCGGGCGCGTGCATCGCTTCGACGAAGTGGTGGTCTGCGCCGGGTTGCACGCCGACCGGCTGTCGCAGCGGGTCGACGGCGAGCGCAGCCCCCGCATCGTGCCGTTCCGCGGCGAGTACATGCAGGTGCGGCCGGACAAGGCCGACCTCGTGCGGGGCCTGGTGTACCCGGTGCCGGACCCGCGCTACCCGTTCTTGGGCGTGCACTTCACCCGCCGGGTGGGCGGTGGCCTGGAGGTCGGGCCCAACGCCGTCCTCGCCCTGCGCCGCGAAGGTTACCGGCGCCGCGACCTCACCCCCCGAGACGTCAAGGACATCGTCACGTGGCCGGGGTTCTGGCAGCTGGCGCGTCGGCACTGGCGCACAGGCGCGAGCGAGGTGCTCGGGTCGCTGTCGAAGCGGGCCTACATGCACGCGGCCCAGCGGTACGTGCCCGAGATCGGCGCGGCGGACGTCGTCCGCGCCGGCTCGGGCGTCCGGGCCCAGGCGGTGGAGCGCGACGGCGGCCTCGTGGACGACTTCCGGGTCAGCCACCAGGACGGGATCACCTGCGTCCGCAACGCGCCGTCGCCCGCTGCGACGTCGAGCCTGGCGATCGCCGAGCACGTCGCGGATCTCATGCAGCGCGCCTGA
- a CDS encoding tripartite tricarboxylate transporter permease — translation MGDFGALLDGFATAIQPLYLLYALVGVTLGTAVGVLPGIGPAMTVALLLPITYTLEPTAAFIMFAGIYYGGMYGGSTTSILLNTPGESASIITAIEGNLMAKAGRGAAALATAAIGSFVAGTIATVALTLVAPTVAEFAVHLGSPDYVALTVVALLTVSALLGTSVSRGLASLSLGALLGLVGTDTLTGQQRFTLGMPALADGIDVVTVAVGVFAVGEALWVASRLRHGPVHVMGAGGSKWMSRADLRRSWKPWLRGTALGFPIGAMPAGGAEVPTFLSYAIEKKLTKHPEEFGKGAIEGVAGPEAANNASAAGVLVPLLTLGLPTSATAAVLIAAFQSYGIRPGPLLFQSEGKLVWALIASLYIGNVLLLVLNLPLVGLWVKVLQIPRHYLYAGILLFAALGAYALNGIRADLLLLFAIGVLGYVMRRFGYPIAPAIIGLILGPIAEEQLRRTLAISQGDPVALVDSPFAAVVYSLLVVAIVVTTVLRVRSRRAQREQHDHPVPVG, via the coding sequence ATGGGTGACTTCGGCGCGCTGCTCGACGGCTTCGCCACGGCGATCCAGCCCCTGTACCTGCTGTACGCGCTGGTGGGGGTCACCCTCGGGACCGCGGTGGGCGTGCTGCCTGGCATCGGCCCGGCGATGACGGTGGCGCTGCTGCTGCCGATCACCTACACCCTCGAACCCACCGCCGCGTTCATCATGTTCGCCGGGATCTACTACGGCGGCATGTACGGGGGCTCGACGACGTCGATCCTGCTGAACACGCCGGGGGAGTCGGCGTCGATCATCACGGCCATCGAGGGCAACCTCATGGCCAAGGCGGGTCGAGGTGCTGCGGCGCTGGCGACGGCGGCCATCGGGTCGTTCGTCGCCGGCACCATCGCGACGGTCGCCCTCACCCTGGTGGCCCCCACGGTGGCGGAGTTCGCGGTGCACCTCGGGTCGCCGGACTACGTCGCGCTGACTGTCGTCGCGCTGCTGACCGTCTCGGCGCTGCTGGGGACGTCCGTGTCACGCGGCCTGGCCTCGCTCTCGCTCGGCGCCCTGCTCGGCCTCGTCGGGACGGACACGCTCACCGGCCAGCAGCGGTTCACCCTCGGCATGCCGGCACTGGCGGACGGCATCGACGTGGTGACGGTCGCGGTGGGGGTGTTCGCCGTCGGTGAGGCGTTGTGGGTGGCGTCCCGGCTGCGGCACGGACCTGTCCACGTCATGGGCGCCGGCGGCAGCAAGTGGATGTCGCGAGCGGACTTGCGTCGTTCGTGGAAGCCGTGGCTGCGGGGCACCGCCCTGGGCTTCCCGATCGGGGCGATGCCCGCCGGCGGTGCGGAGGTGCCGACGTTCCTGTCGTACGCCATCGAGAAGAAGCTGACCAAGCACCCGGAGGAGTTCGGCAAGGGCGCGATCGAGGGTGTCGCCGGGCCGGAAGCCGCCAACAACGCCTCTGCCGCAGGCGTTCTGGTGCCGCTGCTGACCCTCGGCCTGCCGACGTCCGCCACCGCGGCGGTGCTCATCGCGGCGTTCCAGAGCTACGGCATCCGTCCGGGGCCGCTGCTGTTCCAGTCCGAGGGCAAGCTGGTCTGGGCGCTGATCGCCAGCCTGTACATCGGCAACGTGCTGCTCCTCGTGCTGAACCTGCCGCTCGTGGGGCTCTGGGTGAAGGTGCTGCAGATCCCGCGTCACTACCTGTACGCCGGGATCCTGCTCTTCGCGGCGCTGGGCGCCTACGCGCTCAACGGGATCCGCGCGGACTTGCTGCTGCTGTTCGCGATCGGCGTCCTGGGGTACGTGATGCGGCGGTTCGGGTACCCGATCGCCCCGGCCATCATCGGGCTGATCCTCGGCCCGATCGCGGAGGAGCAGCTGCGGCGGACGCTCGCGATCAGCCAAGGAGACCCGGTGGCGCTCGTCGACAGCCCCTTCGCCGCAGTGGTCTACTCGCTGCTCGTCGTGGCGATCGTCGTCACCACGGTGCTGCGGGTGCGGTCGCGGCGTGCCCAGCGCGAGCAGCACGACCATCCGGTGCCGGTCGGCTGA
- a CDS encoding response regulator: protein MTSSRQQPVRVLVVDDDFAVAAIHRRYVETLPGFAVVGEAHQGSDALRAIEEVRPDLVLLDIYLPDMSGVEVLRRLRAAPAGETIDVIAITASREVETVRAAMSGGVVHYLIKPFTLAALQERLMAYAAQRRELQQLVGGGVRDQADVDRLLSPGQRPARPAPDLPKGLSARTLQLVERALKDAGRELSAGEAAELCGLSRVSTRRYLEHLAARGLAEVKPRYGSAGRPEHGYRWVSGVR from the coding sequence GTGACCAGCTCGCGGCAGCAGCCCGTGCGTGTGCTCGTGGTCGACGACGACTTCGCGGTGGCTGCGATCCACCGGCGCTACGTCGAGACGCTGCCCGGCTTCGCCGTCGTGGGCGAGGCGCACCAGGGCAGCGACGCCCTGCGTGCGATCGAGGAGGTGCGGCCCGACCTGGTGCTGCTCGACATCTACCTGCCCGACATGTCGGGCGTGGAGGTGCTGCGGCGCCTGCGCGCCGCACCGGCGGGCGAGACGATCGACGTCATCGCCATCACGGCCTCGCGCGAGGTCGAGACCGTGCGAGCGGCGATGTCAGGCGGTGTCGTGCACTACCTCATCAAGCCGTTCACCCTCGCCGCTCTGCAGGAGCGGCTCATGGCCTACGCCGCGCAGCGTCGCGAGCTGCAGCAGCTCGTCGGCGGGGGTGTGCGCGACCAGGCCGACGTCGACCGCCTGCTCTCTCCAGGTCAGCGGCCGGCCCGGCCGGCGCCTGACCTGCCCAAGGGCCTGTCGGCCCGCACGCTGCAGCTCGTCGAGCGGGCGTTGAAGGACGCTGGACGAGAGCTGTCGGCCGGTGAAGCCGCCGAGCTGTGCGGGCTGTCGCGCGTGTCGACGCGCCGCTACCTCGAGCACCTGGCGGCGCGTGGTCTGGCCGAGGTCAAGCCCCGCTACGGCTCCGCCGGCCGGCCCGAGCACGGCTACCGCTGGGTGTCCGGCGTGCGCTGA
- a CDS encoding tripartite tricarboxylate transporter TctB family protein, which produces MDSSEGIDLAHRHEPDAQAAPGTARVAVPEAVVALIVVALGIFTIVDSHRITVPLSANVVGPRVFPYAVGVALVLSGLAVLVGALRGQRAEPEAGEDVDTDARTDWLTLAKVVGAFAVHVAVVDTLGWALAATALFGGVAWALGATWWRALLLGLALGFVIEGVFVTGLGVSLPAGIFSGVRFLDG; this is translated from the coding sequence ATGGACAGCTCGGAGGGCATCGACCTCGCGCACCGGCACGAGCCGGACGCGCAGGCTGCCCCGGGGACGGCGCGCGTCGCCGTCCCCGAGGCGGTGGTCGCGCTCATCGTCGTGGCCCTGGGGATCTTCACGATCGTGGACTCCCACCGCATCACCGTGCCGCTGAGCGCGAACGTCGTCGGTCCGCGGGTGTTCCCGTACGCCGTCGGAGTCGCGCTCGTGCTCTCCGGCCTGGCCGTGCTCGTCGGCGCGCTGCGCGGGCAGCGGGCAGAACCGGAGGCCGGCGAGGACGTCGACACCGATGCGCGCACGGACTGGCTGACCCTGGCCAAGGTCGTCGGGGCGTTCGCCGTGCACGTCGCGGTCGTCGACACCCTGGGGTGGGCCCTCGCTGCGACGGCGCTGTTCGGCGGCGTCGCCTGGGCGCTGGGTGCCACGTGGTGGCGTGCGTTGCTGCTCGGGCTGGCACTGGGCTTCGTCATCGAGGGTGTCTTCGTCACCGGCCTCGGCGTCTCGCTGCCGGCCGGGATCTTCAGTGGGGTGAGGTTCCTCGATGGGTGA
- a CDS encoding Hsp20/alpha crystallin family protein, producing MVTRFDPFRDFDAMASRLLSQATDLGQAMRAMPMDLFRSGDHYVLLCDLPGVDPGSIDIGVDGRVLTIRAERTRRGDDVEWLTQERPTGTFVRQLTLGSGLDLDRIEARYDDGVLSLLLPVAEEAKPRRIQVSHAAGGQAISGTTVQPREAAAEVPAQQQTAGTS from the coding sequence ATGGTGACGCGCTTCGACCCGTTCCGCGACTTCGACGCCATGGCCTCACGTCTGCTGAGCCAGGCCACGGATCTCGGCCAGGCGATGCGGGCGATGCCCATGGACCTGTTCCGGTCCGGTGACCACTACGTCCTGCTGTGCGACCTGCCGGGCGTCGACCCCGGCTCGATCGACATCGGCGTCGACGGCCGGGTGCTCACGATCCGTGCTGAGCGCACCCGCCGCGGCGACGACGTCGAGTGGCTCACGCAGGAACGGCCGACCGGAACGTTCGTCCGTCAGCTGACGCTCGGCTCCGGGCTCGACCTCGACCGCATCGAGGCGCGGTACGACGACGGCGTGCTGTCGCTGCTGCTGCCGGTGGCCGAGGAGGCCAAGCCGCGACGCATCCAGGTGTCGCACGCCGCTGGTGGCCAGGCGATCAGCGGCACGACGGTGCAGCCGCGAGAAGCGGCGGCCGAGGTGCCGGCTCAGCAGCAGACCGCAGGCACCAGCTGA
- a CDS encoding sensor histidine kinase, with amino-acid sequence MRRSIPLAVQLLAMQVVIVLVTVVVAGGLAVRLQENQIRDAYARRVLTIARSLSTVPSVLDAYASSDPSRTLQPLAETVRQAAGATFVVFTNDEGLRYSHPDPSKIGKMVSTDPSVPLHGSEFVGTETGSLGRSLRAKVPVQDASGQVIGTVSVGILESRLSQDLAGVVPSLAAWLAGAALLGVVGATAVTRLVRRRIFGLEPDQIAELLKTRDAMLHGIREGVVALDDRGRLALVNDEAVRLLGLAADPTGRDAADVLDAEVLGALVSDPDPVTDRVVLAGERLLVANRTTARVGDRDVGRVLTLRDRTELFDALRALQGERSITDALRAQAHEFSNHLHVLSGLIELGRHGEAVRFIERLGAGSSLLGGESMSQIEDAGVAALLVAKAAAARERGVTLRLTDDTEVSDGAGDDVLTVLGNLVDNAVDAAGSGGTVEVHLLTGPDGDITVRVSDDGPGVPPEQRQRIFEPGTSSKTATPDHHGQGIGLALVERIARRRHGWARVDERPGGGALFTVHLPAPQTAGLSTVRGPR; translated from the coding sequence ATGCGCCGCAGCATCCCGCTGGCCGTCCAGCTCCTCGCCATGCAGGTCGTGATCGTGCTGGTGACCGTCGTCGTCGCCGGCGGGCTGGCCGTCCGCCTGCAGGAGAACCAGATCCGCGACGCCTACGCCCGGCGCGTGCTCACGATCGCCCGCAGCCTGTCGACCGTGCCGAGCGTGCTCGACGCGTACGCGTCGTCCGACCCCTCCCGCACGTTGCAGCCGCTCGCCGAGACGGTGCGTCAGGCGGCCGGTGCGACGTTCGTCGTCTTCACCAACGACGAGGGGCTTCGCTACTCGCACCCCGACCCCAGCAAGATCGGCAAGATGGTCTCGACCGACCCCAGCGTGCCCCTGCACGGCTCGGAGTTCGTGGGCACCGAGACCGGCTCGCTCGGGCGTTCGCTGCGCGCGAAGGTGCCCGTGCAGGACGCTTCCGGGCAGGTCATCGGCACCGTGTCTGTGGGCATCCTCGAAAGCCGGCTGTCGCAGGACCTCGCCGGCGTGGTGCCGTCGCTCGCGGCCTGGTTGGCCGGTGCCGCACTGCTCGGCGTCGTCGGCGCGACGGCGGTGACGCGGCTGGTGCGGCGGCGCATCTTCGGGCTCGAACCGGACCAGATCGCCGAGCTGCTCAAGACCCGCGACGCGATGCTTCACGGCATCCGCGAGGGCGTCGTCGCGCTCGACGACCGCGGCCGGCTCGCGCTGGTGAACGACGAGGCGGTGCGCCTGCTGGGCCTCGCCGCCGACCCCACCGGCCGCGACGCCGCCGACGTCCTCGACGCCGAGGTGCTCGGCGCGCTCGTGAGCGACCCCGATCCCGTCACCGACCGCGTGGTGCTCGCCGGCGAGCGGCTGCTGGTGGCCAACCGCACGACAGCGCGCGTCGGCGACCGCGACGTCGGGCGCGTGCTGACCCTGCGCGACCGCACCGAGCTGTTCGACGCGCTGCGGGCCTTGCAGGGCGAGCGGAGCATCACCGACGCCCTGCGCGCTCAGGCGCACGAGTTCTCGAACCACCTGCACGTGCTGTCGGGTCTCATCGAGCTCGGCCGGCACGGCGAGGCGGTGCGCTTCATCGAGCGACTCGGCGCCGGGAGCAGCCTGCTGGGTGGCGAGAGCATGAGCCAGATCGAGGACGCCGGGGTGGCGGCCCTGCTCGTCGCGAAGGCGGCAGCGGCTCGTGAGCGGGGGGTCACCCTGCGGCTCACCGACGACACCGAGGTGAGCGACGGAGCGGGCGACGACGTCCTCACGGTGCTGGGCAACCTCGTCGACAACGCGGTGGACGCGGCCGGCTCGGGCGGCACCGTCGAGGTGCACCTGCTGACCGGTCCGGACGGCGACATCACCGTTCGCGTGAGCGACGACGGCCCGGGGGTGCCACCGGAGCAGCGACAGCGGATCTTCGAGCCGGGCACGTCGTCGAAGACGGCGACGCCCGACCACCACGGCCAGGGCATCGGGCTCGCGCTGGTGGAGCGCATCGCCCGCCGCCGGCACGGATGGGCGCGCGTCGACGAGCGCCCGGGCGGGGGTGCCCTCTTCACCGTGCACCTGCCGGCGCCGCAGACAGCCGGCTTGTCGACGGTGCGGGGTCCCCGGTGA